The Candidatus Binatia bacterium genome contains a region encoding:
- a CDS encoding sulfotransferase: MSLRIVGAGLGRTGTLSLKLALEQLLGAPCYHMAEVMAHPEHAPVWKEAFSGRTPDWTKFLAGYDAAVDWPAAALWKPISDAFPSSIILLSVRDPQSWWESASTTIFPRSREAEGPWREMIDAMFAHTFTTKLDDRDACIAAYERHNAEVRATADPSRLLEWTTKDGWEPLCRALGVAVPKDPFPRVNTKEEFVGRWKG; this comes from the coding sequence ATGTCACTACGAATCGTCGGAGCAGGACTCGGCCGCACTGGAACGCTGTCGCTCAAGCTCGCGCTCGAGCAGCTTCTCGGCGCGCCGTGCTACCACATGGCCGAAGTCATGGCGCATCCCGAGCACGCGCCTGTCTGGAAGGAAGCCTTTTCCGGACGCACACCGGACTGGACGAAATTCCTCGCCGGCTATGACGCGGCAGTCGACTGGCCGGCGGCGGCGCTGTGGAAGCCGATATCGGATGCTTTTCCGAGCTCGATCATCCTGCTGTCGGTTCGCGATCCGCAGTCATGGTGGGAAAGCGCGAGCACGACGATTTTTCCGCGAAGCCGCGAGGCCGAGGGCCCGTGGCGGGAGATGATCGACGCGATGTTTGCGCACACCTTCACAACGAAGCTCGACGATCGCGATGCCTGCATCGCCGCGTACGAGCGCCACAACGCCGAGGTGCGCGCGACGGCCGACCCGTCGCGGCTCCTGGAGTGGACGACCAAGGACGGCTGGGAGCCGCTGTGCCGTGCACTCGGAGTGGCGGTGCCGAAGGACCCATTTCCCCGCGTCAACACGAAGGAGGAGTTCGTCGGGCGCTGGAAGGGCTGA
- a CDS encoding DUF5985 family protein, whose product MATLAYTACAATALACAGLLLRAYARTGTRLLLWSGLCFVVLTVNNILLTVDLLVFPSVDLFLLRNLTALAGLSLLLYGLIWESR is encoded by the coding sequence ATGGCCACACTGGCCTATACCGCGTGCGCCGCAACGGCGCTGGCCTGCGCCGGTCTTCTGCTTCGCGCCTACGCCCGTACCGGAACTCGCCTTCTGCTGTGGAGTGGTTTGTGCTTCGTGGTCTTGACCGTCAACAATATACTGCTGACGGTCGATCTCCTGGTTTTCCCGTCAGTCGACCTCTTCCTCCTTCGCAACCTGACCGCGCTCGCCGGGCTGTCCCTGCTGCTATACGGCCTGATCTGGGAGTCGAGGTGA
- a CDS encoding DUF5985 family protein: MTSALNETLIGAIAMASLVIGVFFLRFWRDGGDRFFLLFALSFFVEGVNRVAQALSASPNEGTLSRYGIRLVAFGLILAAILDKNRSKNR, translated from the coding sequence ATGACGAGTGCGCTTAACGAAACGCTGATCGGCGCCATCGCGATGGCATCGCTCGTCATCGGCGTGTTCTTTCTGCGTTTCTGGCGGGACGGCGGAGATCGGTTCTTCCTTCTGTTCGCATTGTCTTTCTTCGTCGAGGGGGTCAACCGAGTGGCACAGGCACTCTCGGCCTCGCCGAACGAGGGAACCCTGTCACGCTATGGAATTCGCCTCGTCGCGTTTGGACTCATCCTGGCGGCGATCCTCGACAAGAATCGCTCCAAAAACCGATGA
- a CDS encoding glutathione S-transferase family protein has product MHIYGSFGPNPRALRIFLSEKRLDIATTEVDLVGGENRRPPYTDRNPGGQLPSLQLDDGSVLAETVAIFEYLEELHRTPALIGTNAKERAETRMWQRRIELRITENIYNGFRFSEGLGLFSGRMRCLPEAAAGLKATAQDSLRWLDALLGSKHFVVDDRFTIVDIILFCALDFGISVGQPLPADCPNLVRWFETLAKRPSIVASLHPASQATGMRG; this is encoded by the coding sequence ATGCACATCTACGGATCCTTCGGCCCCAACCCCCGCGCCTTGCGAATCTTCCTCTCAGAGAAACGACTCGACATCGCGACGACGGAAGTGGACCTCGTCGGCGGCGAGAACCGCCGCCCGCCCTACACCGACCGAAATCCCGGCGGACAGCTTCCGTCGCTGCAACTCGACGACGGCTCGGTGCTCGCCGAGACCGTCGCGATCTTTGAATACCTCGAAGAGCTTCATCGGACGCCGGCGCTCATCGGGACCAACGCGAAGGAGCGTGCCGAGACGCGCATGTGGCAGCGCCGCATCGAGCTGCGCATCACCGAGAACATCTACAACGGATTTCGCTTCTCCGAAGGTCTCGGTCTGTTCAGCGGTCGCATGCGCTGCCTGCCCGAAGCTGCCGCCGGACTGAAGGCCACAGCGCAGGACAGCCTGCGATGGCTCGACGCCCTGCTCGGCTCGAAGCATTTCGTCGTCGATGACCGCTTTACGATCGTGGACATCATCCTGTTCTGCGCGCTCGACTTCGGCATCAGCGTCGGTCAGCCGCTGCCGGCCGATTGCCCGAACCTCGTGCGATGGTTCGAAACGCTGGCGAAGCGACCCAGTATCGTCGCCAGTCTCCACCCGGCCTCGCAGGCGACGGGCATGCGCGGATAG
- a CDS encoding alpha/beta fold hydrolase, which translates to MRAGATLLVCAILGAGCSTILAVNEQSEKLDANATIGGTVSTAGYEATGPLIVGVVAAGTQGLHLVDYFVAEKPGAWMIHLAPGTYWVAAFEDRDRNGRYNDEPGLPVNDKHPITVAAGERRTDIDVAIPRDGRLRINDFSMADLHARGADQQQTISLYALSVAGRVVPLDDPRFDQKVASSGMWKPYDFLIRTEPGIYFLEPYDPARIPVLFVHGIGGTPADFRALVGALDHRRFQAWVAYYPSGARLDGLGEWLSQLFVRLRTSLRFDKAVVVAHSMGGLVARSFVLDDFERSGTKCVRTFVTISSPLGGMESAGKGVENSPVVIRSWHGLAPKSEFLDGLFYKDVPTNRVRRTLPAHMAYHMIFGYHGGDSSDGVVALSSQLRLEAQQEARSIRGYDETHTGILESPAVANRLAEILGQIQ; encoded by the coding sequence TTGCGTGCAGGAGCGACGCTCCTCGTCTGCGCAATTCTCGGCGCCGGCTGCTCGACGATTCTCGCGGTCAACGAGCAGTCCGAGAAGCTCGACGCCAACGCAACGATCGGCGGCACCGTTTCCACCGCAGGGTACGAAGCGACGGGCCCTCTGATCGTCGGTGTCGTTGCGGCAGGAACCCAGGGCCTTCACCTGGTCGATTACTTCGTCGCCGAGAAGCCCGGCGCCTGGATGATCCACCTCGCTCCGGGCACCTACTGGGTCGCCGCGTTCGAAGACCGGGACCGCAACGGACGTTACAACGACGAGCCGGGCCTTCCGGTAAACGACAAACACCCGATCACGGTGGCCGCCGGCGAGCGGCGCACCGACATCGACGTTGCGATTCCGCGCGACGGACGTCTTCGCATCAACGACTTCTCGATGGCCGACCTCCACGCGCGTGGCGCCGACCAGCAGCAGACGATCAGCCTTTATGCGCTGAGCGTCGCCGGCCGCGTCGTGCCGCTCGACGACCCGCGCTTCGACCAGAAGGTGGCAAGCTCCGGCATGTGGAAGCCGTACGACTTCCTGATCCGCACCGAGCCCGGCATCTATTTTCTCGAGCCGTACGATCCCGCCCGCATTCCGGTTTTGTTCGTGCACGGGATCGGCGGCACGCCTGCCGATTTCCGCGCCCTGGTTGGCGCGCTGGATCATCGCCGTTTTCAGGCCTGGGTCGCGTACTATCCGTCGGGCGCGCGTCTCGACGGTCTCGGCGAGTGGTTGTCGCAGCTCTTCGTACGCCTTCGCACGTCGCTGCGGTTCGACAAGGCCGTCGTCGTGGCACACAGCATGGGAGGGCTGGTCGCACGCTCGTTCGTGCTCGACGATTTCGAACGCAGCGGCACCAAATGCGTGCGTACGTTCGTGACGATCTCGTCGCCGCTCGGTGGCATGGAGTCGGCGGGGAAGGGCGTGGAAAACTCGCCGGTCGTCATCCGGTCCTGGCACGGGCTGGCGCCGAAGAGCGAGTTCCTCGACGGACTCTTCTACAAGGACGTGCCGACGAACCGCGTTCGCCGGACCCTGCCGGCCCACATGGCCTACCACATGATCTTCGGTTACCACGGCGGCGATTCCAGCGACGGCGTCGTCGCGCTGTCGAGCCAGCTTCGCCTGGAAGCGCAGCAGGAAGCGCGCTCGATTCGCGGCTACGACGAGACGCACACCGGAATTCTCGAGTCGCCCGCTGTCGCGAACCGGCTCGCGGAAATCCTCGGCCAGATCCAGTAA
- a CDS encoding LLM class flavin-dependent oxidoreductase, protein MKLGLYPRNMGPQSTRQSLLECVRAAEDSGIDDVWVADHVAIPPDDAEGSDGRYLDPLATLAFLAGATTRAFAEAGVTRLVHGWRYESPSAFRHAAEVLGGTVRSATGS, encoded by the coding sequence ATGAAACTCGGCCTTTACCCTCGCAACATGGGTCCGCAGTCCACCCGCCAGTCGCTGCTGGAGTGCGTTCGCGCAGCAGAAGATTCGGGCATCGACGACGTCTGGGTTGCCGACCACGTCGCAATCCCGCCCGATGACGCGGAAGGTTCCGACGGCCGCTATCTCGATCCGCTCGCGACGCTCGCATTCCTTGCGGGCGCAACCACGCGCGCGTTCGCCGAGGCGGGCGTCACCAGGCTCGTGCACGGCTGGCGCTACGAGAGCCCGTCGGCGTTTCGCCACGCAGCGGAAGTCCTTGGCGGCACGGTGCGGAGCGCCACCGGTTCGTAA
- a CDS encoding DUF3556 domain-containing protein, producing the protein MSEVVTSGSKPGFSELVREGCEAYVLQGIGLPLAAYLFHAVKLALFVLGWTFFVGFTPGLGSLRNIGSWWFEGIAFQKAFVWGCLIEVLGFGCMSGPLGFRVVPPFTTFLHFLRPGTTKLAPWPDLPVFGGFTRTWLDVLLYAAFLASLVRALVSPQIDTAVLVPILVLLPLCALGDKTVLLAARFEHHFSMIVCFALAGNWIAACKAVQLSVWFWAGVSKLTVAFGYVVPIMTANNPMLGSPALRRRMFVSYPTDLTPSPLGKLMAHGGTFLEFAAPLTLFFVTGPGPLQVVGIFFVLMLHGFILSNMPAGAVFEWNLLSIFSAFFLFVGHPDVRIAQIGSLPLTFYLVVMLIAVPLYGNFVPSRVSFLLAMRYYAGNWAWNAWMFRGDSQKKLDSLKRAAPLLKEQLERYSPADAAGMDSRGTAFRSLHLQGRALGLLLPRVLGGRPFEEYRYYDGEILAASVLGWNFGEGHLCDDGLLTAVQAQCGFEEGELRVLAVESQPLFGSTLEWRIFDAATGLVDRGYVSLDELKRRNPWEYGETGA; encoded by the coding sequence ATGAGCGAAGTTGTCACTTCCGGTTCGAAGCCGGGCTTTTCCGAGCTGGTACGCGAAGGCTGCGAAGCGTACGTGCTCCAGGGCATCGGACTGCCGCTTGCGGCGTACCTGTTTCACGCCGTCAAGCTCGCGCTCTTCGTGCTCGGCTGGACGTTCTTCGTCGGCTTCACCCCTGGGCTCGGCTCGCTTCGCAACATCGGTTCGTGGTGGTTCGAGGGCATCGCCTTCCAGAAGGCGTTCGTGTGGGGCTGCCTCATCGAAGTGCTGGGCTTCGGCTGCATGAGCGGGCCGCTCGGCTTTCGCGTCGTTCCGCCGTTTACCACGTTCCTGCATTTCCTCAGGCCCGGCACCACCAAGCTCGCACCGTGGCCCGATCTGCCCGTGTTCGGCGGGTTCACGCGCACGTGGCTCGACGTGCTGCTCTATGCCGCGTTCCTCGCATCGCTGGTGCGCGCGCTGGTCTCGCCCCAGATCGACACCGCGGTGCTGGTGCCGATCCTCGTGCTGCTGCCGCTTTGCGCGCTCGGCGACAAGACGGTGCTGCTGGCGGCTCGCTTCGAGCACCATTTTTCGATGATCGTCTGCTTCGCGCTGGCGGGCAACTGGATCGCGGCGTGCAAGGCCGTGCAGCTCTCGGTGTGGTTCTGGGCCGGAGTCTCCAAGCTGACGGTCGCGTTCGGTTACGTGGTGCCGATCATGACGGCGAACAATCCGATGCTGGGAAGCCCCGCGCTTCGGCGCCGGATGTTCGTGTCGTATCCGACCGACCTGACACCGTCGCCGCTCGGCAAGCTGATGGCGCACGGGGGGACATTCCTGGAGTTCGCCGCGCCGCTGACGCTTTTCTTCGTCACCGGACCGGGCCCTCTCCAGGTCGTCGGCATCTTCTTCGTGTTGATGCTGCACGGCTTCATCTTGAGCAACATGCCGGCTGGCGCCGTCTTCGAATGGAACCTGCTCAGCATCTTTTCCGCGTTCTTCCTGTTCGTCGGCCATCCGGATGTCCGCATCGCGCAGATCGGATCGTTGCCGCTCACCTTCTATCTCGTCGTGATGCTGATCGCCGTGCCGCTGTACGGCAACTTCGTCCCGTCAAGAGTCTCCTTTCTCCTGGCGATGCGCTATTACGCCGGCAACTGGGCCTGGAACGCCTGGATGTTCCGCGGCGACAGCCAGAAGAAGCTCGACTCACTGAAACGCGCCGCACCGCTTCTGAAGGAACAGCTCGAGCGCTATTCGCCCGCCGATGCCGCCGGCATGGACTCGCGCGGGACGGCGTTTCGTTCCTTGCACCTTCAGGGCCGGGCTCTCGGCCTGCTGCTTCCGCGCGTGCTCGGCGGCCGTCCGTTCGAAGAGTACCGTTACTACGACGGCGAGATTCTCGCCGCCTCGGTGCTCGGCTGGAATTTCGGCGAAGGGCACCTTTGCGACGACGGGCTGCTCACCGCCGTCCAGGCGCAGTGCGGGTTCGAGGAAGGAGAGCTGCGCGTGCTGGCCGTCGAATCGCAGCCGCTGTTCGGCTCGACGCTCGAATGGCGGATTTTCGACGCCGCCACGGGACTCGTTGACCGCGGGTACGTTTCGCTCGACGAGCTCAAGCGGCGAAACCCGTGGGAATATGGGGAAACAGGTGCGTGA
- a CDS encoding amidohydrolase family protein, whose amino-acid sequence MPWSTYASQPSRTSSEKPGFEPEVTTSLISDPRPHALCLAGDGPARKMPALVRLDSLELARGAGVSKGFGTDLLGELHDQQSRELSIRRHVLSSAEILRSATVVNAEIVRASDEIGTIKVGARGDLFVIDGDPLADIAVLENAYKMHAVIQGGRVAVSRGFCPRALTQP is encoded by the coding sequence ATGCCCTGGAGCACGTACGCTTCGCAGCCTTCGCGTACCAGCTCGGAAAAGCCCGGCTTCGAACCGGAAGTGACAACTTCGCTCATCTCCGATCCGCGCCCGCACGCACTTTGCCTCGCCGGTGACGGCCCGGCAAGGAAGATGCCCGCGCTCGTGAGACTGGACTCGCTCGAGCTCGCGCGCGGCGCGGGCGTATCAAAGGGTTTCGGCACCGATCTTCTCGGCGAGCTTCACGACCAGCAGAGCCGCGAGCTCTCGATCCGGCGACACGTGCTGTCGTCTGCCGAAATTCTCCGCTCGGCCACGGTCGTCAACGCGGAGATAGTGCGTGCCTCCGATGAAATCGGCACGATCAAGGTCGGCGCACGCGGCGACCTTTTCGTCATCGACGGCGACCCGCTGGCCGATATCGCCGTGCTCGAGAACGCCTACAAGATGCACGCAGTGATCCAGGGCGGACGGGTGGCGGTCAGCCGCGGGTTCTGCCCCCGCGCTCTGACGCAGCCCTGA
- a CDS encoding AcvB/VirJ family lysyl-phosphatidylglycerol hydrolase: MRVAALLLLLSVAGCASMRPDAPPNFKQEFVIHGSRLTLHLTPGTRGDGPLIVYATGDGGFRDHDKRIFLRLAKWGYPIAGIGAPQYVDGLAEGEVAPSPADIADDFATIVSKAETVLGLPRTTPVVFVGVSRGAGLAVAAGYASHLHGHLLGILAVALTHEEENAVAPPLDAAADAPPEPLDVYAALSSLGATRVAVIQSTHDEYVPADQARELFGPDTESRRLRAIEAANHSFDGATSELDREMKRSFQWIVRRL, from the coding sequence ATGCGCGTTGCTGCCCTGTTGCTGCTTCTGTCTGTCGCCGGTTGCGCGTCGATGCGACCGGACGCTCCGCCCAATTTCAAACAGGAGTTCGTGATCCACGGCAGCCGGCTCACGCTGCACCTGACGCCCGGGACGCGCGGCGACGGTCCGCTCATCGTTTATGCAACGGGCGACGGCGGCTTTCGGGATCACGACAAGCGGATTTTTCTCAGGCTTGCGAAATGGGGCTACCCGATCGCGGGCATCGGTGCGCCGCAGTACGTAGACGGCCTCGCGGAAGGAGAGGTCGCGCCTAGTCCCGCCGACATCGCCGACGACTTCGCGACGATCGTCTCGAAGGCGGAAACCGTGCTCGGCCTGCCGCGGACTACTCCTGTCGTATTCGTCGGCGTTTCCCGCGGTGCCGGACTCGCGGTGGCTGCGGGCTACGCATCGCACCTCCACGGGCACCTGCTCGGCATCCTCGCCGTCGCGCTGACGCACGAGGAAGAGAACGCTGTTGCTCCGCCGCTGGACGCAGCTGCCGACGCACCTCCGGAGCCGCTCGACGTCTACGCAGCACTGTCGTCGCTTGGAGCCACCCGAGTTGCCGTCATCCAGTCCACTCACGACGAATACGTCCCGGCAGACCAGGCGCGCGAGCTTTTCGGTCCGGACACCGAATCGCGAAGGCTGCGGGCGATCGAAGCGGCCAATCACAGCTTCGACGGAGCCACATCCGAGCTGGACCGGGAGATGAAACGATCGTTTCAGTGGATCGTCCGGCGCCTGTAA
- a CDS encoding YMGG-like glycine zipper-containing protein, which translates to MNMRKATAAVALVTVLFSGCAGMTDTQQRTLTGGAAGAAGGAVIGAIAGNAGMGAAIGAGVGLAGGYLYGKHKEAEQDAYQQGYHAGKTTK; encoded by the coding sequence ATGAACATGCGAAAGGCAACCGCCGCTGTCGCGCTCGTCACCGTGTTGTTTTCCGGCTGTGCCGGCATGACCGACACCCAGCAGAGGACGCTGACCGGCGGCGCGGCGGGAGCGGCAGGCGGAGCGGTGATCGGCGCAATCGCAGGAAATGCAGGAATGGGGGCCGCGATCGGCGCCGGCGTCGGCCTTGCCGGCGGCTACCTGTACGGCAAGCACAAGGAAGCCGAGCAGGACGCCTACCAGCAGGGATACCACGCCGGAAAGACGACGAAGTAG
- a CDS encoding Rap1a/Tai family immunity protein: MKRRMIVLAAAGLCLLAWSNAGQAAPARALVLDDFRSATTDGIVRLCTAPESDPLYQAAAGYCVGYLTGAFHAERAIDGGRPTLVCFSSAEPSRREEIAKFVAWTTKHPEHGSELAVDTLFRYLAEAYPCK, translated from the coding sequence ATGAAGAGACGCATGATTGTTCTTGCCGCCGCGGGGTTGTGCCTGCTCGCCTGGTCGAATGCCGGGCAGGCAGCTCCGGCCAGAGCGCTCGTGCTCGACGATTTCCGTTCGGCAACGACGGACGGGATCGTGCGACTGTGCACCGCACCCGAATCCGATCCGCTCTATCAGGCCGCCGCCGGCTACTGCGTGGGTTACCTCACCGGTGCGTTCCACGCCGAGCGTGCGATCGACGGCGGCCGGCCGACCCTGGTCTGCTTTTCATCGGCCGAGCCTTCGCGCCGGGAAGAAATCGCGAAATTCGTCGCGTGGACCACGAAGCATCCGGAGCACGGCTCCGAGCTGGCCGTCGACACGCTGTTTCGCTACCTCGCGGAGGCTTATCCATGCAAATGA